One genomic window of Medicago truncatula cultivar Jemalong A17 chromosome 1, MtrunA17r5.0-ANR, whole genome shotgun sequence includes the following:
- the LOC25484741 gene encoding auxin-responsive protein IAA30, protein MGKGSTSSSSSSNSRRRKHNSSNVSSSITHQNPDQQHLFPDLNLGLSISTTQQYVDYSTSRGHWQPIQQQGGEVNDCSDYNSAFFVKVYMEGIPIGRKLNLLAHNGYHELVNTLEQMFDTTILWGTEMDGVQSERCHVLTYEDGEGDLIMVGDVPWEMFLSSVKRLKITRVDAFGF, encoded by the exons ATGGGAAAAGGTTccacttcttcttcctcctcttccaACAGTAGAAGAAGGAAACATAATTCCTCTAATGTTTCATCCTCCATCACTCACCAAAATCCTGATCAACAACATCTTTTTCCTGATCTTAACCTTGGATTGAGCATTTCCACCACTCAACAATATGTTGATTATTCCACCTCAAG GGGACATTGGCAACCAATTCAGCAACAAGGTGGTGAAGTAAATGACTGCAGTGATTACAACAGTGCCTTCTTTGTGAAGGTTTACATGGAAGGCATTCCAATTGGGAGAAAGCTCAATTTGCTAGCTCATAATGGCTATCATGAGTTGGTTAATACACTTGAACAAATGTTTGATACTACCATTCTAT GGGGGACTGAAATGGATGGAGTGCAATCAGAGAGATGTCATGTGTTAACTTATGAAGATGGAGAAGGAGACTTGATTATGGTTGGGGATGTCCCTTGGGA GATGTTCTTATCATCCGTGAAGAGGTTGAAGATCACAAGGGTTGATGCATTCGGGTTTTAA